A window of Pseudomonas monteilii contains these coding sequences:
- the trpA gene encoding tryptophan synthase subunit alpha (catalyzes the formation of indole and glyceraldehyde 3-phosphate from indoleglycerol phosphate in tryptophan biosynthesis), with product MSRLEHRFAELKAEGRAALVTFITAGDPGYDASLAILKGLPKAGADVIELGMPFTDPMADGVAIQLATLRALEAGQTLAKTLQMVRDFRLDDQTTPIVLMGYYNPIHRFGVERFIGEAREAGVDGLIIVDLPPEHDAELADPAHDAGIDFIRLTTPTTDDARLPRVLARSSGFVYYVSVAGVTGAGSATTDQVTQAIGRLRRHTDLPISVGFGIRTAEQAAAIARLADGVVVGSALIDKVAQAPSAEQAVKDVLALCADLSQGVRQARAR from the coding sequence ATGAGCCGCCTCGAACACCGTTTTGCCGAACTGAAAGCCGAGGGCCGCGCGGCGCTGGTCACCTTCATCACTGCAGGCGACCCGGGCTACGACGCCTCCCTGGCGATCCTCAAGGGCCTGCCGAAAGCAGGCGCGGACGTGATCGAGCTGGGCATGCCCTTCACCGACCCGATGGCCGATGGCGTGGCCATCCAGCTGGCGACCCTGCGTGCCCTGGAAGCCGGCCAGACCCTGGCCAAGACGTTGCAGATGGTGCGTGACTTCCGTCTCGATGATCAGACCACGCCGATCGTGCTGATGGGCTATTACAACCCGATCCATCGTTTTGGCGTGGAGCGCTTCATCGGTGAGGCGCGAGAAGCGGGTGTCGATGGGCTGATCATCGTCGACCTGCCGCCCGAGCACGATGCCGAGCTGGCCGACCCGGCCCACGATGCAGGGATCGACTTCATCCGCCTGACCACGCCGACCACCGACGACGCCCGCTTGCCACGGGTGCTGGCGCGCAGCTCGGGGTTCGTTTATTACGTGTCGGTCGCGGGCGTGACCGGTGCCGGCTCGGCCACCACCGACCAGGTCACCCAGGCCATCGGGCGTCTGCGCCGGCATACCGACCTGCCGATCAGCGTCGGCTTCGGCATTCGCACGGCTGAACAGGCGGCCGCCATCGCGCGGCTGGCAGACGGGGTCGTCGTCGGGTCGGCGTTGATCGACAAGGTTGCGCAGGCACCGTCCGCGGAGCAGGCCGTCAAGGACGTGCTGGCGCTTTGTGCCGATCTGTCGCAGGGTGTGAGACAGGCACGAGCGCGCTGA
- a CDS encoding 4,5-dioxygenase — translation MQRIQGYHAHVYFDAQTLGQARALCQEAASLFPITLGRFHQRPVGPHPDWSCQLAFEPEFIGVVLPWLALNRKGLVVFLHPLTGDELADHRDHAIWMGAVRPLNLALFGA, via the coding sequence GTGCAAAGAATCCAGGGCTACCATGCCCACGTCTACTTCGACGCCCAGACCCTCGGCCAGGCTCGTGCCCTGTGCCAGGAGGCGGCCAGTCTGTTTCCCATCACGCTGGGCCGGTTTCACCAGCGGCCGGTCGGTCCGCATCCTGACTGGAGCTGCCAGTTGGCGTTCGAACCGGAGTTCATCGGCGTGGTGTTGCCCTGGCTGGCGCTCAACCGCAAGGGGTTGGTGGTGTTCCTGCACCCATTGACCGGCGATGAATTGGCCGATCACCGTGACCATGCCATCTGGATGGGAGCAGTCAGGCCATTGAATCTGGCATTGTTCGGCGCGTAA
- a CDS encoding SulP family inorganic anion transporter codes for MRRLHRLLPFMAWLPHLTWRDLRQDVLVGLSGAILALPQSIAYALIAGLPAEYGLYAAMVPVVIACLWGSSWHLISGPTAAVSIVLYASISPLAVPGSADYVTLVLLLTFVAGLFQLILGLLRFGTLVDFVSHAVVLGFSLGAAVVIALGQIPNLLGLDVPSQATALGTAQALLAHAGEVQVSAMALGLSTVLLGAGLKRWRPRWPGLLISLTVVSLVAWSLPGLFGEVARVPAFIGQLPPLSPLPLLDAETVLRLLPSAVAVGMLGLVTSLSIARSLSARSEQLIDADQEIRGQGLSNLVGSLCSGYLSSGSFTRSGLNLEAGARSPLAGVCSALWLGVFALTSASLIAWLPVPAMAGGILLICWGLMDRPAIAALFRVSRAEFLVMALTACATLLLELQTAIYAGVLASLFFYLKRTSRPRVQQTREHETDVLRIGGSIFFGAAHHLQVHLQRCQGPHVIVDAPQINFIDYSGVDMLHREARRLTRRGGSLTLRRARAQVMADIQKLEGAERCPIRFIDPV; via the coding sequence ATGCGCCGCCTTCACCGCTTGTTGCCCTTCATGGCCTGGCTGCCGCACCTGACCTGGCGCGACCTGCGCCAGGACGTGCTGGTCGGCCTCAGCGGCGCCATCCTGGCGCTGCCACAGTCCATCGCCTACGCCTTGATCGCCGGGCTGCCCGCGGAGTACGGGTTGTACGCGGCCATGGTCCCGGTGGTGATCGCTTGCCTCTGGGGCTCCTCCTGGCACTTGATCAGCGGTCCCACGGCTGCCGTTTCGATCGTGCTCTACGCCAGCATCAGCCCCCTGGCCGTCCCGGGCAGCGCTGACTACGTGACCCTGGTGCTGCTGTTGACCTTCGTGGCCGGTCTGTTCCAGCTCATCCTCGGCCTGCTGCGATTCGGTACCTTGGTGGATTTCGTCTCGCACGCGGTGGTGCTTGGCTTCAGCCTGGGCGCGGCAGTGGTCATCGCCCTGGGCCAGATCCCCAATCTGCTTGGCCTGGACGTGCCCAGTCAGGCCACGGCGCTGGGCACCGCGCAGGCCCTGCTGGCCCATGCAGGCGAGGTACAGGTGTCGGCCATGGCGCTGGGGCTTTCGACGGTGCTGCTCGGCGCAGGCCTCAAGCGCTGGCGGCCTCGCTGGCCAGGGCTGTTGATCAGTCTGACGGTCGTCAGCCTGGTGGCCTGGTCGCTGCCGGGGCTGTTCGGGGAGGTGGCACGTGTCCCGGCTTTCATCGGCCAGTTGCCACCGCTGAGCCCGCTGCCGCTGCTGGATGCCGAGACGGTCCTGCGCCTGCTGCCCAGCGCGGTGGCCGTGGGCATGCTGGGGCTGGTCACTAGCCTGTCGATTGCCCGATCGCTCTCGGCACGCTCGGAGCAGCTGATCGATGCTGACCAGGAAATCCGCGGCCAGGGCCTGTCCAACCTGGTCGGTTCGCTGTGTTCCGGGTACCTGTCGTCCGGCTCTTTCACCCGCTCCGGCCTGAACCTGGAAGCCGGCGCCCGCTCGCCGCTGGCCGGGGTCTGCTCGGCCCTGTGGCTGGGCGTGTTCGCCTTGACCAGCGCCAGCCTGATCGCCTGGTTGCCGGTACCCGCCATGGCCGGCGGTATCCTGCTGATCTGCTGGGGGTTGATGGACCGACCGGCCATTGCCGCACTGTTCCGGGTCAGCCGCGCCGAGTTCCTGGTCATGGCCCTGACCGCCTGCGCCACCTTGCTGCTGGAATTGCAGACGGCCATCTACGCCGGCGTACTGGCCTCGCTGTTCTTCTACCTCAAGCGCACGTCCCGTCCCCGGGTGCAGCAGACACGTGAGCACGAGACCGATGTACTCAGAATCGGTGGCTCGATCTTCTTCGGGGCGGCCCACCACCTTCAGGTGCACCTGCAGCGCTGCCAGGGGCCGCACGTGATCGTCGATGCGCCGCAGATCAACTTCATCGACTATTCGGGCGTGGACATGCTGCACCGCGAGGCACGTCGGCTGACCCGCCGTGGCGGGAGCCTGACCCTGCGGCGCGCACGCGCACAGGTAATGGCGGACATCCAGAAGCTGGAAGGGGCAGAGCGCTGCCCGATCCGTTTCATCGACCCGGTGTGA
- the aroE gene encoding shikimate dehydrogenase (AroE; catalyzes the conversion of shikimate to 3-dehydroshikimate), whose product MDQYVVFGNPIGHSKSPAIHRLFAEQTGQALAYTTLLAPIDGFSACALGFFKQGQGANVTVPFKEEALHLCDRLTARAQRAGAVNTLSKLDDGTLQGDNTDGAGLVRDLTVNAGVTLAGKRILILGAGGAVRGVLEPLLAQGPKAVLIANRTVEKAEHLAREFADLGPVIGSGFTAFVEPVDLIVNATSASLAGELPPLADSLVAPGRTVCYDMMYGREPTPFCQWATRLGAAQVLDGLGMLAEQAAEAFEGWRGVRPDTAPVLAHLRRQLAQG is encoded by the coding sequence ATGGACCAGTACGTCGTCTTCGGCAATCCGATCGGCCACAGCAAGTCGCCGGCCATTCATCGGCTGTTCGCCGAGCAGACTGGCCAGGCGCTGGCGTACACCACTCTGCTGGCGCCCATCGACGGGTTCAGTGCGTGCGCGCTGGGCTTCTTCAAGCAGGGCCAGGGGGCCAACGTCACCGTACCGTTCAAGGAAGAAGCCCTGCACCTGTGTGACCGTCTGACGGCGCGGGCGCAGCGTGCAGGCGCCGTGAACACCTTGAGCAAGCTCGACGACGGCACGCTGCAAGGCGACAACACCGACGGCGCCGGGCTGGTCCGTGACCTGACGGTCAATGCCGGGGTCACGCTGGCAGGCAAGCGCATCCTGATCCTGGGCGCGGGCGGTGCCGTGCGTGGTGTCCTCGAACCACTGTTGGCGCAGGGCCCGAAGGCCGTGCTGATTGCCAATCGCACCGTGGAAAAGGCCGAGCACCTGGCCCGCGAGTTCGCCGACCTGGGGCCGGTGATCGGCAGTGGCTTCACGGCCTTCGTCGAGCCGGTGGACCTGATCGTCAACGCCACCTCCGCCAGCCTGGCCGGCGAGCTGCCCCCCTTGGCCGACAGCCTGGTCGCCCCGGGCCGTACGGTGTGCTACGACATGATGTACGGGCGTGAACCGACGCCGTTCTGCCAATGGGCCACGCGCCTGGGCGCCGCCCAGGTACTGGACGGGCTGGGCATGCTCGCCGAGCAGGCTGCGGAAGCCTTCGAAGGCTGGCGGGGCGTGCGGCCGGACACGGCACCGGTACTGGCGCACCTGCGCCGTCAATTGGCCCAGGGCTGA
- a CDS encoding coproporphyrinogen III oxidase (catalyzes the conversion of the propionic acid groups of rings I and III to vinyl groups during heme synthesis), translating into MTSRTEAVKAYLLDLQDRICSALEREDGTARFVEDAWVRDAGGGGRTRVIGEGALIEKGGVNFSHVFGAGLPPSASAHRPELAGRGFEALGVSLVIHPYNPHVPTSHANVRFFIAEKEGEEAVWWFGGGFDLTPYYGNEEDCVHWHRVAERACAPFGSDVYPRYKAWCDRYFHLKHRGEPRGIGGLFFDDLNAWDFDTCFAFLRAIGDAYLEAYLPIVQRRKHLAYTAQQREFQEYRRGRYVEFNLVYDRGTLFGLQSGGRTESILMSLPPQVRWGYDWKPAPGSEEARLTDYFLTDRDWLGQ; encoded by the coding sequence ATGACCAGCCGTACCGAGGCCGTGAAGGCCTACCTGCTCGACCTGCAAGACCGTATCTGCTCTGCCCTGGAACGCGAGGACGGCACCGCCCGTTTCGTCGAGGATGCCTGGGTGCGCGACGCCGGTGGCGGAGGACGGACCCGGGTCATCGGCGAAGGCGCGCTGATCGAGAAAGGGGGTGTGAACTTCTCCCACGTCTTCGGGGCCGGCCTGCCGCCTTCGGCCAGCGCACACCGCCCGGAGCTGGCCGGACGCGGTTTCGAGGCCCTGGGTGTCTCGCTGGTCATCCACCCCTACAACCCCCATGTGCCGACCTCCCACGCCAACGTGCGCTTCTTCATCGCCGAGAAGGAAGGCGAGGAAGCGGTCTGGTGGTTCGGTGGGGGCTTCGACTTGACGCCCTACTACGGCAACGAAGAAGACTGCGTGCACTGGCACCGGGTCGCCGAGCGTGCCTGCGCGCCCTTCGGCAGCGACGTCTATCCACGCTACAAGGCCTGGTGCGACCGGTATTTCCACCTCAAGCACCGGGGCGAGCCGCGTGGCATCGGCGGGCTGTTCTTCGACGACCTCAACGCGTGGGACTTCGATACCTGTTTCGCCTTCCTGCGTGCCATCGGTGACGCCTATCTGGAGGCCTACCTGCCCATCGTGCAGCGTCGCAAGCACTTGGCCTACACTGCCCAGCAACGGGAATTCCAGGAATACCGCCGGGGCCGCTACGTGGAGTTCAACCTGGTCTACGACCGCGGCACGCTGTTCGGCCTGCAGTCGGGCGGGCGTACCGAGTCGATTCTCATGTCGCTGCCCCCCCAGGTACGCTGGGGCTATGACTGGAAACCGGCACCGGGCAGCGAAGAGGCTCGCCTGACCGATTACTTCCTGACCGATCGTGACTGGTTGGGGCAATGA
- a CDS encoding quinone oxidoreductase, which produces MARRIEFSQHGGPEVLQLVSFDPKAPGPNQVQVRNKAIGLNFIDTYFRSGLYPPPALPSGLGTEGAGVVEAVGEGVTRFKVGDRVAYAGGPLGAYSDVHTLPEGNLVSLPEAISFEQAAAVMLKGLTVQYLFKQTYAVQPDDYVLFHAAAGGVGSLACQWAKALGARLIGTVGSAEKAERAKALGAWATIDYRHEDVAKRVLELTDGQKCPVVYDGVGADTWLTSLDCLQPRGLMVSFGNASGAVSGVNLGILAQKGSLYVTRPTLATYTSTPEQTQAMADDLFAMITSGKLTVDVQQRYALSEAAEAQKALSGRETVGSTVLLPEG; this is translated from the coding sequence ATGGCCCGACGTATAGAGTTCAGCCAGCATGGCGGCCCGGAAGTCCTGCAACTGGTGAGCTTCGACCCCAAGGCGCCAGGCCCGAACCAGGTCCAGGTGCGCAACAAGGCCATCGGCCTGAACTTCATCGACACCTATTTCCGCAGTGGCCTGTATCCGCCGCCAGCGTTGCCGTCCGGCCTGGGCACCGAAGGGGCGGGCGTGGTCGAGGCGGTCGGCGAGGGCGTCACCCGATTCAAGGTGGGCGATCGCGTGGCCTATGCCGGAGGCCCGCTCGGCGCCTACAGTGACGTGCACACGCTGCCGGAAGGCAACCTGGTCAGCCTGCCCGAGGCGATCAGTTTCGAGCAGGCCGCAGCGGTCATGCTCAAGGGCCTGACCGTGCAGTACCTGTTCAAGCAGACCTATGCCGTGCAGCCCGACGACTACGTGCTGTTCCATGCCGCCGCCGGTGGCGTCGGATCGTTGGCCTGCCAATGGGCCAAGGCCCTGGGTGCCAGGCTGATCGGCACCGTCGGCTCGGCGGAAAAGGCCGAGCGCGCCAAGGCCCTGGGTGCCTGGGCGACCATCGACTACCGTCACGAAGACGTCGCCAAGCGCGTGCTGGAATTGACCGACGGCCAGAAGTGCCCGGTGGTCTACGATGGCGTCGGCGCCGACACCTGGCTGACGTCGCTGGATTGCCTGCAGCCCCGGGGCCTGATGGTCAGCTTTGGCAATGCCTCGGGGGCGGTGAGCGGCGTCAACCTGGGCATCCTGGCGCAGAAAGGCTCGCTGTACGTGACCCGTCCGACCCTGGCTACCTACACCAGCACCCCTGAACAGACCCAGGCCATGGCCGATGACCTGTTCGCGATGATCACCAGCGGCAAGCTGACGGTGGACGTGCAACAGCGCTATGCGCTGAGCGAGGCGGCCGAGGCGCAGAAGGCCCTGTCGGGACGCGAGACGGTCGGCTCCACGGTGTTGCTGCCCGAAGGATGA
- a CDS encoding tRNA threonylcarbamoyladenosine biosynthesis protein RimN, translated as MVSSWRVQQAAREVRAGAVIAYPTEAVWGLGCDPWNEDAVYRLLALKSRPVDKGLILVADTIRQFDFLFEDFPEDWIDRMSSTWPGPNTWLVPHQDLLPEWVTGEHDTVALRVSDHPQVRELCALVGPLISTSCNPAGRPAARTRLRVEQYFHGDLDHVLGGALGGRRNPSVIRDLVSGEVRRPG; from the coding sequence ATGGTCAGCAGTTGGCGTGTGCAGCAAGCCGCACGTGAGGTGCGCGCAGGCGCGGTGATCGCGTACCCGACGGAAGCCGTCTGGGGCCTGGGCTGCGATCCGTGGAACGAAGATGCGGTGTACCGCTTGCTCGCGCTCAAGTCGCGGCCTGTGGATAAAGGGCTGATTCTGGTGGCCGACACCATCCGGCAGTTCGACTTCCTGTTCGAGGACTTTCCTGAAGACTGGATCGACCGCATGAGCAGCACCTGGCCAGGGCCCAACACCTGGCTGGTGCCGCACCAGGACCTGCTGCCGGAATGGGTGACCGGGGAACACGATACCGTGGCGCTGCGCGTCAGCGATCATCCACAGGTGCGCGAGCTGTGCGCGCTGGTCGGTCCGTTGATTTCCACCTCATGCAACCCGGCCGGGCGCCCGGCGGCCCGCACACGGCTGCGTGTGGAGCAGTACTTCCATGGCGACCTGGACCATGTGCTAGGCGGTGCCCTGGGCGGGCGCCGCAACCCGAGCGTGATCCGTGACCTGGTCAGTGGCGAGGTCAGACGACCGGGCTGA
- a CDS encoding DNA processing protein DprA, with product MSTLATSPCPPHELEARLRLQRLPEIGPRRFHTLIHAFGSASAALAAPASAWRALGLPAAASDARRSPSVRDGAAAAMAWLERPGQHLLMWDSPGYPALLAEIDTPPPLLFVAGDPALLEQPQLAIIGSRRASPPALDTASAFARCLAQAGFCITSGLALGIDGVAHQAAMKVGGRTIGVLGTGLQKLYPQRHRTLAQAMIDGGSAVVSEFPLDAGPLAANFPRRNRIISGLSLGVLVVEASLASGSLITARLAAEQGREVYAIPGSIHHVGSKGCHQLIRDGALLVESVEHILDSLRGWQQVPAAVPETPRRDDANPLLALLHAAPQTSEGLALSSGQTLAQVLASLTELELEGRVSSEGGRWFARSG from the coding sequence ATGTCCACCCTCGCCACTTCGCCCTGCCCGCCCCATGAACTGGAAGCCCGTTTGCGCCTGCAGCGCCTGCCCGAGATCGGTCCCCGTCGCTTCCATACCCTGATTCACGCCTTCGGCAGTGCCTCGGCCGCACTCGCCGCACCGGCCAGTGCCTGGCGCGCCCTGGGCCTGCCGGCGGCGGCCAGCGACGCCCGCCGAAGTCCCTCCGTGCGCGACGGCGCAGCGGCTGCCATGGCCTGGCTAGAGCGTCCGGGCCAGCATTTGCTGATGTGGGACAGCCCTGGCTACCCTGCCTTGCTGGCCGAGATCGACACGCCACCGCCGTTGTTGTTCGTGGCCGGAGACCCTGCGCTGCTGGAGCAGCCGCAGCTGGCGATCATCGGCAGCCGTCGCGCGTCGCCCCCTGCCCTGGACACCGCCAGTGCGTTCGCCCGGTGCCTGGCGCAGGCAGGTTTCTGTATCACCAGCGGCCTTGCCCTGGGCATCGACGGCGTCGCGCACCAGGCGGCAATGAAGGTTGGCGGGCGCACGATCGGGGTGCTGGGCACCGGGCTGCAAAAACTTTATCCACAGCGTCACCGGACGTTGGCGCAGGCGATGATCGACGGTGGCAGCGCCGTGGTGTCCGAGTTTCCCCTAGACGCCGGCCCTCTGGCGGCGAACTTCCCGCGGCGCAACCGCATCATCAGCGGTCTTTCCCTCGGCGTCCTGGTGGTTGAGGCCAGCCTGGCCAGTGGCTCGCTGATCACCGCGCGCCTGGCGGCCGAGCAGGGGCGCGAGGTCTATGCCATACCCGGCTCGATCCACCATGTCGGCTCCAAGGGCTGCCATCAGCTGATCCGCGACGGTGCACTGCTGGTGGAAAGCGTCGAGCACATCCTCGACAGCCTGCGGGGTTGGCAGCAGGTGCCCGCTGCCGTACCGGAAACGCCCAGGCGCGACGACGCTAACCCCTTGCTGGCGCTGTTGCACGCGGCCCCGCAGACCAGCGAGGGTCTGGCGCTGAGCAGTGGACAGACGCTCGCCCAGGTCCTGGCCAGCCTGACGGAGCTGGAACTCGAAGGGCGTGTCAGCAGCGAAGGCGGACGTTGGTTTGCCCGGTCCGGCTAA
- a CDS encoding peptide deformylase, protein MAILNILEFPDPRLRTLAKPVKEVDDALRQLIDDMFETMYEAPGIGLAATQVDVHLRVVVMDLSEDRSEPRVFINPEIEELTHDMGQYQEGCLSVPGFYENVDRPLQVKVKALDRDGKPYELIAEGLLAVCIQHECDHLNGKLFVDYLSQLKRDRIKKKLEKQHRQQA, encoded by the coding sequence ATGGCTATCTTGAACATCCTCGAATTCCCGGACCCGCGCCTGCGCACCCTCGCCAAACCGGTGAAGGAAGTCGACGACGCCTTGCGCCAGCTGATCGACGACATGTTTGAAACCATGTACGAAGCGCCTGGCATCGGCCTGGCGGCCACCCAGGTCGACGTCCACCTGCGGGTGGTGGTCATGGACCTGAGCGAAGATCGCAGCGAACCGCGGGTGTTCATCAACCCCGAGATCGAAGAACTGACCCACGACATGGGCCAGTACCAGGAAGGGTGCCTGTCGGTGCCGGGCTTCTACGAAAACGTCGATCGCCCGTTGCAGGTCAAGGTCAAGGCGCTCGATCGCGACGGCAAGCCTTACGAGCTGATCGCCGAAGGGCTGCTCGCGGTGTGCATCCAGCACGAGTGCGATCACCTCAACGGCAAGCTGTTCGTCGACTACCTGTCGCAGCTCAAGCGCGACCGGATCAAGAAGAAGCTGGAAAAGCAGCACCGCCAGCAGGCTTGA
- the fmt gene encoding methionyl-tRNA formyltransferase (modifies the free amino group of the aminoacyl moiety of methionyl-tRNA(fMet) which is important in translation initiation; inactivation of this gene in Escherichia coli severely impairs growth), producing MRIVFAGTPEFAAEHLKALLDSPHDVVAVYTQPDRPAGRGQKLMPSPVKQLAALHGIPVLQPPTLRAAEAQAELAALAPDLMVVVAYGLILPQAVLDIPRLGCINSHASLLPRWRGAAPIQRAVQAGDAESGVTVMRMEAGLDTGPMLLKVSTPISAQDTGGSLHDRLANLGPAAVLQAIAGLEDGSLSGEIQDDTLATYAHKLNKDEARLDWTRPAVELERLVRAFNPWPICHSTLEGAAIKVLGAELSTEQGQPGEILSASKDGLVVACGAQSLRLTRVQLPGGKALSFADVFNSRREQFAPGKVFGQ from the coding sequence ATGCGCATCGTCTTTGCAGGCACCCCTGAGTTTGCCGCCGAACACCTCAAGGCCCTGCTCGACAGCCCCCATGATGTGGTGGCTGTGTACACCCAGCCCGATCGTCCGGCCGGCCGCGGCCAGAAGCTCATGCCCAGCCCGGTCAAGCAACTGGCCGCGCTGCACGGCATTCCTGTCCTGCAACCGCCGACCCTGCGCGCAGCCGAGGCCCAGGCCGAACTGGCCGCGCTGGCCCCGGACCTGATGGTGGTGGTCGCCTATGGCCTGATCCTGCCCCAAGCCGTATTGGACATTCCGCGCCTGGGGTGCATCAACAGCCACGCCTCGCTGCTGCCACGCTGGCGCGGCGCGGCGCCGATCCAGCGCGCGGTGCAGGCTGGCGATGCCGAAAGCGGGGTGACCGTGATGCGTATGGAAGCCGGGCTCGATACCGGGCCCATGCTGCTCAAGGTCAGCACACCGATCAGTGCCCAGGACACCGGTGGCAGTCTGCACGACCGCCTGGCGAACCTGGGCCCTGCCGCTGTGTTGCAGGCGATCGCCGGGCTTGAGGACGGTTCGCTGTCCGGGGAGATCCAGGACGATACCCTGGCGACCTACGCGCACAAGTTGAACAAGGACGAGGCGCGCCTCGACTGGACTCGCCCGGCCGTCGAGCTGGAGCGCCTGGTGCGTGCCTTCAACCCATGGCCGATCTGCCACAGCACGCTGGAAGGCGCCGCCATCAAGGTGCTGGGCGCCGAGTTATCCACAGAGCAGGGCCAACCGGGTGAAATCCTATCGGCCAGCAAAGACGGCCTGGTGGTGGCCTGTGGCGCACAGTCGCTGCGCCTGACCCGTGTGCAATTGCCCGGCGGCAAGGCGTTGAGCTTTGCCGATGTGTTCAACAGCCGCCGTGAGCAGTTCGCGCCTGGCAAGGTGTTCGGTCAATGA
- a CDS encoding 16S rRNA methyltransferase (catalyzes the methylation of cytosine at position 967 (m5C967) of 16S rRNA; SAM-dependent methyltransferase) has translation MNPRLAAARALAAVLSGKASLNSALPAQLDKVEERDRGLTQDLAFGTARWQPRLDLLAAQLLQKPFKSADSDVHALLLVGLYQLLYTRIPAHAAIGETVGCADKLKKPWAKGLLNAVLRRAQREGEALLTGLERDPVARTAHPRWLQKALKAFWPEDWEALCAANNAHPPMILRVNRRHHTRDAYLALLAEAGFQASACAYSRDGIVLAEACDVRTLPGFAEGWISVQDEAAQLAADLLDLAPGQRVLDACCAPGGKTCHLLEAQPDLAGVVAVDLEAKRLVRVRENLDRLGLEAQLIACDARETAAWWDGAPFQRILLDAPCSATGVIRRHPDIKLTRQAEDIPALATLQGELLDALWPTLEVGGMLLYATCSSLPTENTEVIEAFLARTPGARELDLATDAGLRQPHGRQLLPQQGGHDGFYYAKLIKIAASRGPSH, from the coding sequence ATGAACCCGCGGCTGGCCGCCGCCCGGGCCCTGGCTGCCGTGCTCAGCGGCAAGGCTTCCCTGAACAGCGCCTTGCCGGCGCAACTGGACAAGGTCGAAGAGCGCGACCGCGGCCTGACCCAGGACCTGGCGTTCGGCACCGCACGCTGGCAGCCACGCCTGGACCTGCTGGCCGCGCAGTTGCTGCAGAAGCCGTTCAAGAGCGCCGACAGCGACGTGCACGCCTTGCTGCTGGTGGGGCTCTATCAGTTGCTCTACACCCGCATCCCGGCCCACGCGGCGATCGGCGAGACGGTCGGCTGTGCCGACAAGCTCAAGAAGCCCTGGGCCAAGGGGCTGCTCAACGCCGTGTTGCGCCGTGCGCAGCGCGAGGGCGAAGCCTTGCTGACCGGGCTGGAACGCGACCCCGTGGCACGCACTGCCCATCCGCGCTGGCTGCAGAAGGCCCTCAAGGCGTTCTGGCCGGAAGACTGGGAAGCGCTGTGCGCCGCCAACAACGCTCACCCGCCGATGATCCTGCGGGTCAACCGCCGCCATCACACGCGCGACGCCTACCTGGCCCTGCTGGCAGAAGCCGGTTTCCAGGCCAGTGCCTGCGCCTACAGCCGTGACGGCATCGTTCTGGCCGAAGCCTGTGACGTCCGTACGCTGCCCGGCTTCGCCGAGGGATGGATCAGCGTGCAGGACGAAGCCGCGCAACTGGCGGCGGACCTGCTCGACCTGGCCCCCGGTCAGCGAGTGCTCGACGCCTGCTGCGCACCCGGTGGCAAGACCTGCCACCTGCTCGAGGCACAGCCCGACCTGGCCGGTGTGGTGGCCGTCGACCTGGAAGCCAAGCGCCTGGTCCGGGTACGCGAGAACCTCGATCGCCTGGGCCTGGAGGCCCAACTGATCGCCTGCGATGCCCGGGAGACCGCTGCCTGGTGGGACGGCGCGCCCTTCCAGCGGATCCTGCTCGATGCGCCCTGTTCGGCGACCGGCGTCATCCGTCGCCACCCGGACATCAAGCTGACCCGACAGGCCGAGGACATCCCCGCCCTGGCCACGTTGCAGGGCGAGCTGCTCGATGCGCTCTGGCCGACCCTGGAAGTCGGTGGCATGCTGCTCTACGCCACGTGCTCGAGCCTGCCGACCGAGAACACCGAGGTCATCGAGGCCTTCCTTGCGCGCACCCCCGGCGCCCGCGAACTGGACCTGGCGACCGACGCCGGCCTGCGTCAGCCCCATGGTCGGCAGTTGCTGCCCCAGCAGGGCGGTCACGATGGGTTTTACTATGCCAAGCTGATCAAGATCGCCGCCTCACGCGGACCGAGCCACTGA